Proteins found in one Clostridium kluyveri DSM 555 genomic segment:
- the guaB gene encoding IMP dehydrogenase, which yields MAKILKEAYTFDDVLLVPNKSEVLPGEVLLNTNLTKDIKLNIPLISASMDTVTDSKMAIAMAREGGLGIIHKNMSIEHQAMEVDKVKRQENGVITDPFYLSPDNSINDALALMSKYRISGIPITVNYKLVGIITNRDIIFETDYDRKISEVMTCKNLITAPENTTIEEAKEILKTHKIEKLPLVDGNNNLRGLITIKDIEKVKKFPNGAKDVKGRLLCGAAVGVTKDMLDRVNALVKVGVDVITVDTSHGHSQGVLDAVKIIKEKYPDIQIIAGNVATAEATKDLIKAGADAVKVGIGPGSICTTRIISGVGVPQLTAVMDCVEEADKYGVPIIADGGIKYSGDIVKALAAGAKVVMMGSMFAGCEEAPGETEIYKGRSYKVYRGMGSLAAMACGSKDRYFQEGNKKLVPEGVEGRVPYKGPLADTIFQLLGGIRSGMGLLGAPTLKDLYEKATFVVQSSAGLRESHPHDISMTREAPNYSIAQ from the coding sequence GTGGCAAAGATTTTAAAAGAAGCATATACTTTTGACGATGTGCTTTTAGTACCAAATAAATCTGAAGTTTTACCTGGAGAAGTTCTATTAAATACTAACTTAACTAAAGATATAAAATTAAATATACCTCTTATCAGTGCTAGTATGGACACGGTTACGGATTCAAAAATGGCTATTGCTATGGCAAGAGAAGGCGGCCTTGGAATAATACATAAAAATATGTCTATAGAACACCAGGCCATGGAAGTGGACAAAGTAAAAAGGCAGGAAAATGGTGTAATTACAGATCCATTTTATCTTTCACCGGATAATAGTATAAATGACGCATTAGCACTTATGAGCAAATATAGAATATCGGGTATTCCAATTACCGTAAATTATAAATTGGTAGGTATAATTACAAACAGAGATATAATCTTTGAAACAGATTATGATAGAAAGATATCAGAAGTTATGACCTGTAAAAATCTTATAACAGCTCCGGAAAACACTACTATTGAAGAAGCAAAGGAAATACTGAAGACTCATAAAATAGAAAAACTTCCACTAGTAGATGGCAACAATAATTTAAGAGGGCTTATAACTATAAAGGATATAGAAAAAGTAAAAAAATTTCCTAATGGAGCAAAGGATGTAAAAGGAAGACTTTTATGCGGTGCTGCGGTAGGAGTAACTAAGGATATGCTGGACAGAGTAAATGCTTTAGTTAAAGTGGGGGTAGATGTAATAACCGTAGATACATCCCATGGGCATTCACAGGGAGTATTGGATGCAGTTAAAATCATAAAAGAAAAATATCCTGATATACAAATCATTGCAGGAAATGTTGCAACTGCAGAAGCTACTAAAGATCTAATTAAAGCGGGTGCAGATGCAGTTAAAGTAGGAATAGGACCTGGTTCTATATGTACTACGAGAATAATATCAGGAGTAGGAGTACCACAGCTTACTGCAGTAATGGATTGTGTAGAAGAAGCTGATAAATATGGCGTTCCAATTATTGCAGATGGAGGAATAAAATATTCAGGAGATATAGTAAAAGCATTGGCAGCAGGAGCAAAGGTAGTTATGATGGGATCTATGTTTGCAGGTTGTGAGGAAGCTCCTGGTGAGACGGAAATATATAAAGGAAGAAGTTATAAAGTGTATAGAGGAATGGGATCCCTGGCTGCCATGGCTTGTGGAAGTAAAGATAGGTATTTTCAGGAGGGAAATAAAAAACTGGTTCCAGAAGGTGTTGAAGGAAGGGTACCTTATAAAGGACCTTTAGCAGATACTATATTTCAGCTTTTAGGAGGAATACGTTCAGGTATGGGATTATTAGGGGCACCTACTTTAAAGGACTTATATGAAAAAGCTACTTTTGTAGTTCAATCTTCCGCAGGCCTTAGAGAAAGCCATCCTCATGATATATCTATGACTAGGGAAGCTCCTAATTATAGTATTGCACAGTGA
- the groES gene encoding co-chaperone GroES, which translates to MKIRPLGDRVVIKKIEAEETTKSGIVLPGSAKEKPQEAEIVAVGPGGVIDGKEIKMEVKVGDRVLFSKYAGNEVKIDGVEYTILRQDDILAIIE; encoded by the coding sequence ATGAAAATTAGACCACTTGGAGACAGAGTTGTAATTAAAAAAATTGAGGCAGAGGAAACTACAAAAAGTGGTATCGTTTTGCCGGGAAGTGCTAAGGAGAAACCGCAAGAAGCAGAAATTGTGGCAGTAGGACCTGGTGGAGTGATAGATGGAAAAGAAATTAAAATGGAAGTTAAAGTAGGGGATAGGGTATTGTTCTCTAAATATGCTGGAAATGAAGTAAAAATAGATGGAGTGGAATACACTATTCTAAGACAGGATGACATACTTGCTATAATTGAGTAG
- a CDS encoding TVP38/TMEM64 family protein translates to MLKHVEKNSKYYKFYFTLLIVFSIFIILAYTYYHEYIYLFTEPAKLKSLVMSYGKYSVLAFISIQILQVVAFFIPGEIIQIAGGYIYGAFWGSLVSIIGIIIGNIIAYGISRRCGRPFVNRIISNKNLTFFQKILDLGSINTIVFILYLIPGIPKDILAYICGISKIRFKNFIICSLLGRLPAIVLSAYFGAEIYSGNKIIIVSIVVIAVFLFIVGIFKGEKILMKFLKNKASQSNEQL, encoded by the coding sequence ATGTTAAAACATGTTGAAAAAAATTCAAAATATTATAAATTTTATTTTACACTGCTCATTGTATTTTCCATATTTATTATTTTAGCCTATACATATTATCATGAATATATATACTTGTTTACAGAACCTGCTAAACTAAAAAGTTTAGTAATGTCTTATGGCAAATATAGTGTATTGGCATTTATAAGTATTCAAATTTTGCAGGTGGTAGCTTTTTTTATACCAGGAGAGATTATTCAAATTGCAGGAGGATATATATATGGAGCATTTTGGGGGAGTTTAGTATCTATTATAGGCATAATCATAGGCAATATAATTGCCTATGGTATATCTAGGCGCTGTGGAAGACCCTTTGTAAATAGAATAATATCCAATAAAAATTTAACGTTTTTTCAGAAAATATTAGATTTAGGCAGTATAAATACCATAGTATTTATACTATATTTAATTCCTGGAATACCCAAAGATATTTTGGCCTATATATGTGGTATATCTAAAATTAGATTTAAAAATTTTATAATTTGCTCACTATTAGGAAGATTACCGGCAATAGTATTATCTGCTTATTTTGGAGCAGAAATATATTCTGGTAATAAAATAATAATTGTGAGTATAGTTGTGATAGCTGTATTCTTATTTATTGTAGGAATTTTTAAGGGAGAAAAAATATTAATGAAATTTTTAAAAAATAAAGCATCTCAAAGTAATGAACAACTTTAG
- the groL gene encoding chaperonin GroEL (60 kDa chaperone family; promotes refolding of misfolded polypeptides especially under stressful conditions; forms two stacked rings of heptamers to form a barrel-shaped 14mer; ends can be capped by GroES; misfolded proteins enter the barrel where they are refolded when GroES binds): protein MAKSILFSEDARKKMQEGVDKLANTVKVTLGPKGRNVVLDKKFGSPLITNDGVTIAKEIELEEPYENMGAQLVKEVATKTNDVAGDGTTTATLLAQAIIREGLKNVTAGANPMLIRQGIKIAVDKAVEEIKKVSRTVNGKEDIARIAAISASDEEIGKLIADAMEKVGNEGVITVEESKTMGTELDVVEGMEFDRGYLSAYMVTDTEKMEAVLDDPYILITDKKISTIQDILPLLEKMVQQGKKLLIIAEDVEGEALTTLVVNKLRGTFTCVAVKAPGFGDRRKEMLQDIAILTDGKVISEELGRDLKEVSLEDLGRAESVKIDKENTTIVNGRGDKKSIQDRVSQIKAQIEETTSEFDKEKLQERLAKLSGGVAVIKVGAATETELKEKKMRIEDALAATKAGVEEGMGPGGGTAYVNAIPEVSKLTSDVADVKVGIDIITKALEEPVRQIAANAGVEGSVIIEKVKNSEPGVGYDVLTDKYVNMIDNGIVDPTKVTRSALQNAASVAATFLTTEAAVVDIPDKNNAAGLPGAPGMGGMDGMY, encoded by the coding sequence ATGGCAAAAAGTATTTTATTCAGTGAAGATGCTAGAAAAAAAATGCAAGAAGGCGTGGACAAATTAGCTAATACAGTAAAAGTTACTCTTGGACCTAAGGGAAGAAATGTAGTACTCGATAAGAAATTTGGTTCTCCACTTATAACAAATGATGGAGTTACAATAGCAAAGGAAATAGAACTTGAGGAACCTTATGAAAATATGGGAGCGCAGCTTGTAAAGGAAGTTGCTACAAAAACTAATGATGTAGCAGGAGATGGAACAACTACAGCTACATTACTTGCCCAGGCTATAATAAGAGAAGGATTAAAAAATGTTACAGCTGGAGCAAATCCTATGCTTATAAGACAGGGTATAAAAATAGCAGTAGATAAGGCTGTGGAAGAAATAAAGAAGGTTTCAAGGACTGTAAATGGTAAAGAAGATATAGCAAGGATTGCGGCTATATCAGCTTCTGATGAAGAAATAGGTAAATTAATAGCTGATGCTATGGAAAAAGTGGGCAATGAAGGAGTTATAACTGTTGAAGAGTCAAAGACCATGGGGACAGAATTAGATGTAGTTGAAGGTATGGAATTTGACAGAGGTTATTTAAGTGCATATATGGTAACTGATACGGAAAAGATGGAAGCTGTATTAGATGATCCTTATATTTTAATCACAGATAAAAAAATATCCACTATTCAGGATATACTTCCATTGCTGGAGAAGATGGTACAACAGGGTAAAAAATTACTTATAATAGCTGAAGATGTTGAAGGAGAAGCACTTACAACTTTAGTTGTTAATAAATTAAGGGGAACATTTACTTGCGTGGCAGTAAAGGCACCAGGTTTTGGTGATAGAAGAAAGGAAATGCTCCAGGACATAGCAATACTTACTGATGGTAAGGTAATATCGGAAGAACTAGGAAGAGACTTAAAGGAAGTTTCATTAGAGGATCTTGGAAGAGCAGAATCAGTAAAAATTGATAAAGAAAACACTACCATAGTAAATGGAAGAGGGGATAAAAAATCTATACAAGATAGAGTATCCCAGATTAAAGCACAGATAGAAGAAACTACTTCCGAATTCGATAAGGAAAAGTTACAGGAAAGACTTGCAAAACTTTCAGGTGGAGTAGCTGTAATAAAAGTTGGAGCAGCAACAGAAACTGAATTGAAAGAAAAGAAAATGAGAATAGAAGATGCCCTTGCAGCTACAAAGGCTGGTGTTGAAGAGGGTATGGGACCAGGAGGAGGAACTGCATATGTAAATGCAATCCCAGAGGTTTCAAAACTTACTTCAGATGTGGCTGACGTAAAAGTTGGTATAGATATAATAACAAAGGCATTAGAAGAACCAGTTAGACAGATAGCAGCTAACGCAGGAGTGGAAGGTTCCGTAATAATTGAAAAAGTTAAAAACAGTGAACCAGGCGTAGGATATGATGTGTTAACTGATAAGTATGTAAATATGATAGACAATGGAATTGTTGATCCTACTAAAGTAACAAGATCTGCACTTCAAAATGCAGCATCTGTAGCAGCTACATTCTTAACTACAGAGGCAGCAGTGGTAGATATACCAGACAAGAATAATGCTGCAGGATTGCCAGGAGCACCAGGAATGGGCGGAATGGACGGAATGTATTAA